Proteins encoded together in one Telopea speciosissima isolate NSW1024214 ecotype Mountain lineage chromosome 4, Tspe_v1, whole genome shotgun sequence window:
- the LOC122659321 gene encoding uncharacterized protein LOC122659321, with the protein MQAEDVKARKFERGLRPSISTSLLLHKYPTYAKTVQAAKIIEHQQKENYRAIQAGKRPMTSHDSQGSTKFQKKGFITTASPIQSRRPDAAQAPKPALNPHYGTQIRTCYNCNEIGHMIRDCPRPRQGGSAPTVSSKAPQTRVAICSLLPSLANKTQGCMDSVTNEEVQADPSVITGMIFVYSQPAYVLFDSGVSHSFVSPLFAKKMPIRPKPMAQNLIVSMPTGSKVKLNMIYDTCPIRVCDHRLKASLIVLNMKDFDVILGMDWLSTHGACIICAERKVLFKPAEGGEFIFKGIRREKPKKAIISALQFQKLLDEECRCYLASVMDMEARVKPLEIGLVRDFLDVFLEDLTRLPPDREMEFMIDLLKIRDSDISKTAFRSCYGHYEFLVMSFRLTNAPAAFMELTNRVFHDVLDKYLIIFSDEIFIYSKSEEEHADHLRLVLQRLREKQLYAKFSKCEFWLQQVAFLGHLVSTKAIEVTLAQ; encoded by the exons ATGCAGGCTGAGGATGTCAAAGCAAGAAAATTTGAGAGAGGACTGAGGCCCAGTATTAGTACTTCCCTGTTACTGCAtaagtaccctacttatgcaAAGACAGTCCAAGCTGCCAAGATAATTGAGCATCAGCAGAAGGAGAATTATAGAGCCATTCAGGCCGGTAAGAGGCCCATGACTTCCCATGATTCTCAGGGGTCAACCAAGTTtcaaaagaagggatttatcACTACTGCTTCCCCGATTCAATCCCGCAGACCTGATGCGGCTCAAGCACCCAAGCCCGCATTGAACCCTCATTATGGCACTCAAATCCGTACGTGCTATAATTGCAATGAGATTGGGCATATGATTAGGGATTGCCCACGTCCTCGTCAAGGAGGTTCTGCACCAACTGTGTCTTCTAAGGCACCCCAAACTCGAGTAGCCATTtgctctctccttccttccctaGCCAACAAAACTCAAGGATGCATGGACTCTGTCACTAATGAGGAAGTCCAGGCTGATCCCAGTGTTATTACAG GTATGATTTTTGTTTATTCTCAACCTGCCTATGTACTATTTGACTCGGGGGTGTCGCATTCTTTCGTATCCCCTTTATTTGCTAAGAAGATGCCTATCAGACCAAAGCCAATGGCTCAAAACCTGATAGTTAGTATGCCAACGGGTAGCAAGGTTAAACTCAACATGATCTATGATACTTGTCCCATACGTGTGTGTGACCACAGGCTAAAAGCAAGTTTGATAGTTCTAAACATGAAGGACTTCGATGTAATCttgggcatggattggctatccactCATGGGGCCTGTATAATCTGTGCAGAGAGGAAGGTCCTGTTCAAGCCAGCAGAAGGTGGAGAGTTTATATTCAAGGGAATTAGAAGGGAGAAACCCAAGAAAGCCATTATCTCTGCTCTCCAATTCCAGAAGTTATTGGATGAGGAATGTCGGTGTTACTTGGCGTCTGTGATGGACATGGAAGCAAGAGTCAAGCCACTAGAGATAGGTCTGGTGAGAGATTTTTTGGATGTCTTCCTGGAAGATCTGACACGGTTACCACCAGATCGTGAGATGGAGTTCATGATAGATTTG CTAAAGATCAGGGACAGTGACATTAGTAAGACAGCATTTAGATCTTGCTATGGTCACTacgagttcttggtcatgtccttcaggttgaccaatgccccggcagcCTTCATGGAGTTGACGAACCGGGTGTTCCATGATGTCCTAGATAAGTATCTCATCATCTTCAGTGATGAAATCTTCATctactctaagagtgaagaagagcatgcagaCCATCTCCGCCTAGTATTGCAGCGTTTGAGGGAGAAGCAAttgtatgccaagttcagtaagtgtgaattttggctgcAACAAGTAGCATTTCTGGGACACCTTGTTTCTACCAAGGCTATTGAAGTTACCCTGGCACAGTGA